In a genomic window of Arthrobacter woluwensis:
- a CDS encoding aminopeptidase P family protein — protein MNDAEHTTDASTQPLEDRVNNRSQRPSSDAFKAFMASSWAPASQELPAEEAVAAHAARRRRAISEQFKGERLVIPAGPHKVRSNDTDYRFRPHSAFAHLTGLGVDHEPDAVLILEPTDDGQGDDGGHHHATLYFRPMAGRDTEQFYADARSGEFWIGPRPSLADLKARLDLATAHLDELEVAITKNVGASEIGGISIRLLRKVDENIDALVDTARYNTAQDPENLDLSQLDALDEKLAEALSELRLIKDEWEVEQLKLAVAATIEGFHEVVKALPRAVAHHRGERVVEGAFFAKAREEGNDLGYDTIAASGNNATILHWINNNGQVKEGDLLLLDAGVEAESLYTADITRTLPVNGTFSEVQRRVYEAVLDAADAAFAAARPGLKFRELHQIATRVLAERLAEWGLLPVTVEEAVADSGQQHRRWMPHGTSHHLGMDVHDCAQAKRELYLDAELAEGMVFTIEPGLYFKSEDLAIPEEYRGIGVRIEDDILVTADGAVNLSAVLPRTADDVEAWMAGLRG, from the coding sequence GTGAATGACGCAGAACACACCACTGATGCCAGCACCCAGCCGTTGGAGGACCGTGTGAACAACCGTTCGCAGCGCCCCTCCTCCGATGCCTTCAAGGCCTTCATGGCCAGCAGCTGGGCTCCCGCCTCGCAGGAGCTCCCGGCCGAGGAAGCCGTCGCCGCACACGCCGCCCGCCGCCGTCGTGCGATCTCGGAGCAGTTCAAGGGCGAACGCCTGGTGATCCCCGCCGGTCCGCACAAGGTCCGCAGCAATGACACGGATTACCGCTTCCGCCCCCACTCGGCCTTCGCGCACCTGACGGGCCTCGGCGTGGACCACGAGCCGGATGCGGTCCTGATCCTCGAACCCACCGATGACGGCCAGGGCGACGACGGCGGCCACCACCACGCCACCCTCTACTTCCGCCCGATGGCCGGCCGCGACACCGAACAGTTCTACGCGGACGCCCGCTCCGGCGAGTTCTGGATCGGCCCCCGCCCGAGCCTGGCCGACCTGAAGGCCCGCCTCGACCTGGCGACCGCGCACCTCGACGAGCTCGAAGTGGCGATCACCAAGAACGTCGGCGCCTCCGAGATCGGCGGGATCTCCATCCGCCTGCTCCGCAAGGTGGACGAGAACATCGATGCCCTGGTGGACACCGCCCGCTACAACACCGCCCAGGACCCCGAGAATTTGGACCTCTCCCAGCTCGACGCCCTGGACGAGAAGCTGGCCGAGGCCCTCTCCGAACTCCGACTGATCAAGGACGAGTGGGAGGTCGAGCAGCTCAAGCTGGCCGTCGCCGCCACCATCGAAGGCTTCCACGAAGTGGTCAAGGCCCTGCCCCGCGCCGTCGCGCACCACCGCGGTGAGCGCGTCGTGGAAGGCGCGTTCTTCGCGAAGGCCCGCGAGGAAGGCAACGACCTCGGCTATGACACCATCGCCGCCTCCGGCAACAACGCCACCATCCTGCACTGGATCAACAACAACGGTCAGGTGAAGGAGGGCGATCTCCTCCTGCTGGACGCCGGCGTCGAGGCCGAGAGCCTCTACACCGCGGACATCACCCGCACCCTGCCGGTCAACGGCACCTTCTCCGAGGTGCAGCGCCGCGTCTACGAAGCCGTCCTGGACGCCGCCGATGCGGCCTTCGCCGCCGCACGCCCGGGCCTGAAGTTCCGCGAGCTGCACCAGATCGCCACTCGCGTCCTGGCCGAGCGCCTGGCCGAGTGGGGCCTGCTGCCCGTGACCGTGGAGGAGGCCGTCGCGGACAGCGGTCAGCAGCACCGCCGCTGGATGCCGCACGGCACGAGCCACCACCTCGGCATGGACGTCCACGACTGCGCCCAGGCCAAGCGTGAGCTGTACCTGGACGCCGAACTCGCCGAGGGCATGGTGTTCACCATCGAGCCGGGCCTGTACTTCAAGTCCGAGGATCTTGCGATCCCGGAGGAGTACCGCGGCATCGGCGTGCGCATCGAGGACGACATCCTCGTGACGGCGGACGGCGCCGTGAACCTGAGCGCCGTGCTCCCCCGCACGGCCGACGACGTCGAGGCCTGGATGGCCGGCCTGCGCGGCTGA